The sequence below is a genomic window from Candidatus Korarchaeum sp..
CTTCAGTGGGGCAGATAGGGAATGAAGTCGCGAGGATGCTCACGAAGGAGTTCCCGGATAAGGTGAGGATGTGTTGCCTATCAGCTGTAGCGGCCGGTTCGAAAACTCACCTAGATATATTCAGAAAAACTAGAGCTGTTCTAGCGATAAATGGATGCCAGCTGATGTGCGCATCCAATGTCCTGAAGCAGAGAGGGATAGAACCGGCTTACGAAGTCACGATCTCTAATGAGGGCGTCAGCAAAGTACCATCGCTGGATTTCTCATACGATGCCATGAGGGTAGCTGAAAAGATAGTAGAGGATTTCCTCAAGAAGTTGTAGAGTTAAAAATTCTCAATATATGTACGATACGAGAGCAGCCTATGGCTTCGGCCACTTTCTTGTCAGATTTTTCGATTTTTCTATCGATCCTCCCGTCGAGCGGTTTCTCCATGCGTATGAGCCTAAATGTTCAGCTATCCCCCTGTAGATTAGGGGGATGAGGAGAGCGATGAGCGGTAAGGGGAAAACAGCCGACGTTTTACGTTCACTGGAACTCTTCAGTTTGATCAGCCAGACGTCATAACCGGCCTTAGATGAATTCGTACCTCCCGCTATTATGTAGCCTCCATCACTAGGTCTGTTGAACTGAGTAACCCCAGTCACTGCCACCGCCATCGAAAGTCCTGCTCCACTCTATTTCTGGCCCCTTTGATTCAAAGATAGCTAAATATAGGGAGCAAAAGAGGGCTATTAATATGATGAGGGCTATTATTCTCCTCACACCCTCACCGCTAGCTATATTCGTTGATAATACTTAAGCCTTTCGCTAACGAAATTTTATATATAGCCAGCTATATATCTGTCTATGGTTATGTAGAAGAAGCTACTAAAAGTTAAAGATATACTCAGGAATAACTATTTTGCCAACATTTTCAATGATTTCATCTTATAATTTTATCGTCTGTTGGAGCAATCTCAACGCTATAACATCTCCTAATGCCATTAGTATCTGAAAGTGCATTAAGTTACGCCAATTTTCCTTGGATTCATCTCCTCCCGTAGATAGCATCGAATGTATCCCTGGGAAGGAATATCCCCTTTCTTTTAACTCTATGCTTCTCCCTGTATTCCCTCTTGCACCTCTTACTGCAGAAGTGCTTGCCTCTCCACTCGAGCCCCTTGCCCCTGATGATCCTCCCGCAATTAGCGCACCTCTTAGCTGTGAGAAACTTCAACATCTCACTCAAGCTCTCCCAATGATGAAAATAAAAATTTAGGGTTCCCTGAATATTATCTCCCTTATCTTCCTCCCCGTCTCCTCTATCTTATGCTCACTTACCCTTTTCATCAGCTCCTCAATATTCCCCTCCTTGTAGAACTTCAGCCACTCCTTCGTGAACTCCCCGCTCACGACCCTCTCAGCATAGGTCCTCATCTTCCTCTTGACCTCTCCATCTATCACCTTGTTCCCCACAGTCAGGCCCCCGTATCTAGCGGTCACTGAGACCCTCTCGAGCATCCCCTTCATCCCGTATCTCCATATGAGATCCATTATGAGCTTCGCCTCATTCAGAGCTTCGAAGTAAGCTACTTCAGGCTGATATCCCATCTCCACTAAGGTCTCCCATCCCTTCGTTATCAGCTCCATCAGGCCTCCCGTGCATCCCGACCGCCCCTAGGACTAGGGGATGAGTTGAGGGGACGGATCCCTTCCCGGTCAGCGTAGTCACTATAGGCGCTCTCAAGAGCTCAGCTAGCTTCAAGACCTCCTCATGGGCTCCGGATATCCTCACACCTCCTCCCACTAAGATAACAGGCCTCTCAGCCTCCATGAGGACTCTGCAAGCTTCTCGAAGCTTGCCCTCATCCGGGAGCGGCGGCTCGTACTTCGAGGGGTCTATTGGAAGCTCACGCATTCCGCTAGGATGAGCTACCTGTACATCCCGGGGGAGATCGATCAAAGCGGGACCCGGCCTCCCCTTCATGGATATTCTGTAAGCCAATTCTATCGCTGGCACAGCTTCCTCCGGATCCCTAACTTGGTAAACGAACTTAGTTACGGGAGCCGCTATGCCGAATATATCGGCCTCCTGAAAGGCATCCCTCCCTAAAACGTTCGTTGAGACCTGTCCAGTTATCGCTAAAACGGGAGAGGAGTCCATATATGCATTAGCGAGTCCAGTTATTATGTTCGTAGCTCCCGGGCCGCTCGTTGTCAGCACCACGCCGGGAGTCCACTTCACCCTCGCATAGGAATCGGCTGCATGAACAGCTCCCTGCTCGTGCCTGAACATCAGTATCCTGAAGTGCTCTCTGTGGTAGTAGAGGGCATCATAGAGGGGCATTATGGAGCCCCCTATGACTCCCATTATGTCCCTAACTTTGAGATCTCTGAATAAGGAAGCGATGAGGTCGACAACCCTCATCTGGGAACTTCTAGTTGGATCAACAATCCCACCCCTGAAGTGTGAAGTTTTAACATGACCTCTATTTATAAATTTTCCGCTCAAGTTGGTGCGCATAGCGATACGATTAAGAGGCCTCGCTTTTAGAGGGAGCTATGCGGTACAATCTGCTGCTCCCACTGATGATGCTTTCAATCCTACTGCTATCTGCCATTCCGAATAATACGCTTGAGCTGGGCAGCGGGAAGGTCGCTGTTATGTTCTGGAGCGAGCTCTGTTTCAACTGCGAGAGGATCCTGCCCGTATGGCGGAGCATAGAGAGAGATCCGCCCGCCGGAATCAAGGTAATAGATATTAAGCTCACCCCGGGCAAAAACGAAAATATTTTCGTCGAGTTTGGTATAAAGGAGACACCGACTATAATACTATTCGAGAATGGGAGGGAGGTTAAGAGGATAAGTGGGTTGAGCGATGCCTCCGAGAGCTACCTGAGGGATTGGATAGAGGGGAAAAGTGATCTTCAGTTGATAAGCTTTGCTTTCCCCGTACTGGGTGGTCTATTAGCCCTCTCCCCCTGCTCCCTCCCCATAATGATGTCCCTGACGCCTCTCGGGAGGTTCTCCAGGAGGAGGGATTACGCGACTTGCTTCATATCATCCACGCTCGGCGTGATCTCACTGGGGATGGCCTTCCTCCTCATATCATCCCTGCTCAAGTTAGTCGTCAAGTGGATCGTATACGCTCTAGCTCTCTTCAGCGTAATTTTGGGCATATTCATGATCCTCTCCCCTGAGAAATCTTGCAGAATGACCGGGAAAGTTAAGAGCTCATTTACATGCTTCAGCCTCGGCTTCCTAGCGATGCAATGCAACCTGCCCCTGGTGATCGGTTCCTTCATGCTCTTGAGCGCTAGTGACTTCGCTCAGGGGATCGTGAACCTCATATCCCTCTCCTTAGGGATGAGCCTGACTTTTCTAATAGTAGTTAGGACATCGAAGGGTATTTCAGCGAGGCTCTCGCCCTCGAGGAGCTTCAATGTGAGCAGGCTCGGCGGTGCCCTCCTCACTCTGATAGGATTATACCTCATAATTTCTAACATTTAGCCCATATTTTTATAATGTATTTCCTTATCACTCCATGGATTTAAAATTTTCAAAGGTTAACACTCCATAATTTTTCGTGAAAAACTTTTTAACATACGGAGGGTATTGAAGCTAGTGAGCGAATCCAGAGTAAGCGAGTACAGGGAGGAGATAGTCAACGGCCCGATAGTGAGGACATTCTTCAGGCTCGGGATCCCTCCCCTCATAAATCAGCTGATAGCAGTAGCATACAACGTTCTAGATGCCCTATGGCTCAGCATTTATAATGACTTAGCCGTATCCGTCCCCAGGCAGGTCTGGCCCGTGATATTCCTCTTCAACGCCCCCATGCAAGCTCTCACAACGGTTGGCATGAGCACGATCTCACAGTACATAGGGATGAGAGATTACAGAGAGGCTGGGATCTCTGCATCCAAGCTATTCACAATGGCCTCCTCCCTCGGTATGTTCCTCTCAATTTCCTTATTCTCTCTGAGATCTTTCATATTCTCCCAAGTCATAAGGACGCCGGAGGAGATAGAGGGCTGGGTAATGGATTATTCAGCTATAATGTCAGTGAACATACTCCTCAATTACATCGCCTTCTCCTACAATACCGTTCTGCAGGCGATAGGGGATACTAAGAGACCAGCGATGATAAATGCCTTCGCTGTATCAGTCAACACAATATTGGATCCTTTCCTCGTGCTGGGAATACCTCCTTTCCCGAGGACCGGAGTCATAGGGGCTGCTCTAACAGATGTCCTGGGTTCTATTATCTCCTTATCCTTGCTCAGCTCACTCCTTAGGAAGTATGGGCTGAGGATGGGATTCACTAGCTTGGGATGGGATTGGATAAAACTCAGCATTAAGATAGGGTTTCCAGTCTTCATAATGGCCTCTATGAATAGCTTAGCTTTCGTAGTGCAGCTGAGGCTCGTGAACGCTTTCAGTATAGTAGCTGTGACCGCGTACTCCATAGGCTTTGTGGTAGCTGATATAGCTGACGCAGCTCTCTTCGGTCTCGTCAGCGCATCCTCAATAATGATAGGGCAGAATCTAGGGGCCGGGAATCTGAATAGGGCTAAGGAGATATCTCTGAAGGCATCTGCGTCTGTCTTCTCCTTACTAGTCCTGGGGATCCTCCTCGTTTACCCCCTCAGGATCGGGATAGTGAGGGCTTTCACTGAGGATGCGAGCATAATCTGGGAGACGGATAGATTCCTACGATACCTCCTCCCGACTCTCCCATTCTTCGGCCTCTTCATGATCGGGATGTCGGCTGGCAGGGGATCGGGCAGGACGCTCGCTCCCACGATAATAGGAATATTCAGGCTCTGGGTCGTGAGGATAGGGCTGGGCTACTTGCTGTCCCTCTCCATTGGCGTAATTGGTATATGGATCTCCATCTCACTGAGCAATCTACTCGCAGGAGTTGCAGCTCTCATCTGGCTGATCTACGGGAATTGGAACAGGCCAGTCATAAGGAGAGGAGGATTTGAGGTATCAACCACATGAATATAGGTATAGTTAAGCCTGGGAGGGGCCTCCTGGACCTCCTGAGTAGTATCAATGTCAATAAAATCCCGAGGTTCAGGGAGGAGACAGGTATCAAAGCCAGGGAGCGTAGGGATCTGAAGGAAGTGGCGGAGGCCATGGAGTAGCAGAAGACATCCCCGAGCCCCATGCTCACTCCCCCTTGGAAGAGGGACAGGGGGCCCAGTAGATCCTCTGAAGCGGAGAAGAGCTTACTCAGGGGACCTTTGAAGACTGAGTAAGCATCGTATATAGAGAGGAATGCCAGTAAGAAGTAAACGAAGGTATCGTTGAAGAAATATATGAATAGGAAGGCCATTGAAGCTGCTAGGAAGGACTTAGCTAAGTTGCCTATCAAATCCGTCCTGAAGCTCAGAAAAGCTAATATCATCGAGAGGGCTATTTCTAGAATAGGGTTTACCTGAGTATAAGCGCTTATAAGAGTGTCCAGAGATAGGAAGGCTGAGTAAACGAGGAATAAGGATATTATGAATTTTATCGCGAGCCCCTTCCCCTTCCTCATGAGGTAGACCATGAGGGAAGCGAAAGCCAGCACTATGGCTACGTATAATATTGAGAGGCTGAGGGACTCGCTGGCCCCGAGCTCAACCACAGGCGAGGGCCTGATGCTCAGGACGACGGCTACAGCGAATAATTGGGATATCAGAGGCCATATTAAGACGGATAACGATTTTTCCTCTAGCATCCAATCTCGGAGTGAGTGATCGAATAAAAAGATTTTGATACAGCGGTAGTTTCAGGAATTGCTCTAGAGATGAAATTTGCGTTGGGAAGCGCTCAGGAGTGACCAATCCACTTAAATAATGGTAACGGGA
It includes:
- a CDS encoding putative zinc-binding protein; its protein translation is MATCDGASSVGQIGNEVARMLTKEFPDKVRMCCLSAVAAGSKTHLDIFRKTRAVLAINGCQLMCASNVLKQRGIEPAYEVTISNEGVSKVPSLDFSYDAMRVAEKIVEDFLKKL
- a CDS encoding thiamine pyrophosphate-binding protein — its product is MRVVDLIASLFRDLKVRDIMGVIGGSIMPLYDALYYHREHFRILMFRHEQGAVHAADSYARVKWTPGVVLTTSGPGATNIITGLANAYMDSSPVLAITGQVSTNVLGRDAFQEADIFGIAAPVTKFVYQVRDPEEAVPAIELAYRISMKGRPGPALIDLPRDVQVAHPSGMRELPIDPSKYEPPLPDEGKLREACRVLMEAERPVILVGGGVRISGAHEEVLKLAELLRAPIVTTLTGKGSVPSTHPLVLGAVGMHGRPDGADNEGMGDLSGDGISA
- a CDS encoding thioredoxin domain-containing protein, producing MRYNLLLPLMMLSILLLSAIPNNTLELGSGKVAVMFWSELCFNCERILPVWRSIERDPPAGIKVIDIKLTPGKNENIFVEFGIKETPTIILFENGREVKRISGLSDASESYLRDWIEGKSDLQLISFAFPVLGGLLALSPCSLPIMMSLTPLGRFSRRRDYATCFISSTLGVISLGMAFLLISSLLKLVVKWIVYALALFSVILGIFMILSPEKSCRMTGKVKSSFTCFSLGFLAMQCNLPLVIGSFMLLSASDFAQGIVNLISLSLGMSLTFLIVVRTSKGISARLSPSRSFNVSRLGGALLTLIGLYLIISNI
- a CDS encoding MATE family efflux transporter → MSESRVSEYREEIVNGPIVRTFFRLGIPPLINQLIAVAYNVLDALWLSIYNDLAVSVPRQVWPVIFLFNAPMQALTTVGMSTISQYIGMRDYREAGISASKLFTMASSLGMFLSISLFSLRSFIFSQVIRTPEEIEGWVMDYSAIMSVNILLNYIAFSYNTVLQAIGDTKRPAMINAFAVSVNTILDPFLVLGIPPFPRTGVIGAALTDVLGSIISLSLLSSLLRKYGLRMGFTSLGWDWIKLSIKIGFPVFIMASMNSLAFVVQLRLVNAFSIVAVTAYSIGFVVADIADAALFGLVSASSIMIGQNLGAGNLNRAKEISLKASASVFSLLVLGILLVYPLRIGIVRAFTEDASIIWETDRFLRYLLPTLPFFGLFMIGMSAGRGSGRTLAPTIIGIFRLWVVRIGLGYLLSLSIGVIGIWISISLSNLLAGVAALIWLIYGNWNRPVIRRGGFEVSTT